ACCAGCACGCCGGAGGCCTGTTCCCCGCCCATAACTGCAATTTCGGCGTTGGGATACATCCAGAGGAAACGTGGCTCATAGGCACGTCCGCACATGGCATAATTGCCGGCCCCGAAGGAGGCGCCGACGATGACAGTGAACTTGGGCACTGTGCAGTTGGCCGTGGCAGTAACCATTTTATGTCCGTTCTTGGCTACACCGGTGCGCTCGTACTCCCTGCCGATCATGAATCCACTGATATTTTGCAGGTAGATCAGGGGGATCTTACGCCGGTCGCAGATCTGGATGAACTGCGCCCCTTTGTTGGCGCTGTCGGGGAAAAGCACTCCGTTGTTGCCCAGAATGCCGACCGGGTAGCCGTGTATGTAGGCCCAGCCGCAGATGAGCGTAGGGCCGTAAAGTTCCTTGAATTCCAGGAACTCGCTACCGTCCACGATGCGGGCGATCAGCTCGCGCACGTCGTAGGGCAGTTTGAATTCCCTGCTGATGATGCCGTAAATCTCCTTCGGGTCGTAGACGGGCGGTTTGGGCTCATGCATGGGCAGGCGTGTCTTCTCACGGGCGGGCATGCACTCCATGATGTTGCGCAAGATCTCGATGGCATGGGCGTCATCTTCGGCGAAGTAGTCCGAAACACCGGATTCACGGCAGTGCAGGTCCGCGCCACCGAGCTGTTCGGCGGTCACCTCCTCGCCTGTGGCAGCCTTGACCAGCGGGGGACCGCCCAGGAAGATGGCCCCTATGCCTTTAACATGAATAACCTCGTCCGACATGGCGGGGATATAGGCGCCTCCCGCCGTGCAAAGCCCCATAACCGCCGTGATCTGGGGGACCCCCATCTTTGAGAGCATCGCCTGGTTATAGAAGACCCTGCCGCCATCGTCTATGTCGGGGAAAACCTCGGACTGCATCGGCAGGTATCCACCGGCTGAATCGACCAGTGTAATGAGGGGAAGTCGGTTCTGCATGGCGATGGTCTGCATGCGAATGGCCTTCTTCATGGTCAGGGGATAGGTGGAACCGCCCTTGATAGTCGCGTCATTGCCTGTGATTACAACTTCCTTGCCGCTGACGATGCCTATACCGGATACCAATCCTCCACCATGTATAATGCCGTCATACATCCCGCGCGCCGTCAGTGGAGCTATCTCGAGAAATGGGGTGTTTTTGTCAAGCAGGCGCTCCAGCTTCTCGCGCATGGGCATTTTACCCTGCGCAGCCAGTCTATCTCTGGACTTCTGGGAACGGTCGTCCCGAGCCTTCCTCAACTCCTCCTTGACTTCCGCGACCCGCGCCACCATGGAGTCATAGTTCCGCCGGTACTCATCCGAAGAGGTGTCGATCTTCGTTTCGATCACGTCCATGCCCGTTCAACCTCGCTGTGAAAAGAATCAATCAGATCAATACAGATGAATTGCAACATTGAATCCGATTCAAAATAATAACAGCGTTCATGTTACATGTCAAGCACTCTGCTAGTTAGTGAGTAATAAGGATAGGATCATTGATGTTCTGGTCGGGGTGAGTGGATTTGAACCACCGACCTCATGGTCCCAAACCATGCGCGCTACCACTGCGCTACACCCCGCAGGACAAAAGTATAGATTGGGGAAAATATGGAGTCAAGCAATAGGCCGAACCGGCCGGGCGATTACCGGCAGTTTGGACAGAGGTCAAAGAATCCGGGCTCGAGCTTCCACTTTTTGCGGATGTATTCCAGTTGGGCTTCGGGCGCCCACTCGATACCGCACTTCTCGCACTTCTTCAGCTTGAACGCCACCTTCCAGTTGTAGATATGGCGGACACCGTTCTTCTCCTCCATCTTCACCGCGCCGGTGGGGCAAACGTAGTAACAGGAGCCGCAGCCGATACATGCCTTGGCTTTCTCGAGGAAGGGCGGCTTGGGTTCCTTGGTGACGCCGCGATTGACCAGGCTGATGGCGCTTACGCCCACCACCTGCTCGCAGGCCCGGACGCACAGACCGCAGACGATGCAGTCGTGCTTCTCCCAGTATTCCTCGCGGAAAGAGGGTTTATCCAGCCCGTATTCGGCAGCCAGCTCTTTGATTACCTTGTTCTCGCTGCATCTGGCCAGCAGCAGGTCCAGCAGCATCTTGCGGTTGCGCACGATGCGAGGTGAATCGGTCTGAACCTGTAGTCCCTCCTCCACCGGATAGAGGCATGATGTCACGATACGCGTCCTGTTGCCGCGCGTGACCTCAACGATGCACAACCTGCACGCACCGAAGGGCTCGATGGCCTCGTGATCGCACAGCGTGGGTATCCTGATACCGTGATCGCGGGCAACCTTCAGCACCATGCTGCCCTTTTCGGCAGTATACTTATTGCCGTTGATGGTCAGGTTTACCAGCTCACTCAATGCTCACAGCTCCCATCTTGCAGATATCATAACAGGTGCGGCATTTGATGCATTTGGATTGGTCCAGCACAACCGGCTTCTGCTTGCCCATAAAGGTGATGGCCTGAGTGGGGCAGGTCTTTACGCATCTGGCGCAACCCGGACATTTCTCATCGATAATGCTGAATTTTATCAGTTCCTTACATATTCCGGCCGGGCACTTTTTGTCCTTTATATGCGCCTCGTACTCATCCTTGAAATACTGGATGGTGGTGAGCACCGGGTTGGGGGCGGAGCTGCCCAGCGCGCACAGGGCGCTGTCCTTAAGGTGGGCTGAGAGCTCGGTTAAAAGATCCAGGTCACTCATCTCTCCCTTGCCCTCGGTTATATCGGTCAGTATCTGGCGCATCCGCTTGACGCCCTCACGGCACGGCACGCATTTCCCGCAGGACTCCTCCTCAAGGAAGGTGAGGAAGTAGCGGGCCGTGTCGACCATGCAGTTTTCCTCGTCCATTACGATCATGCCGCCCGAGCCCATCATCGAGCCGGCCTTCAACAGCGAGTCGAAGTCCACGGGCGCATCAAGCAGTTTCTCAGGAAGACAGCCGCCCGAGGGGCCGCCCGTTTGCACGGCCTTGAATTTCTTGCCGCCGCGTATGCCGCCGCCGATGTCGAAGATGATGTCCCGCAGCTTGATGCCCATGGGGACTTCCACCAGGCCGGTATTGTTCACCTTCCCGGTCAGAGAGAATATCTTGGTGCCGCTGTTGCCGGAAGCGCCGATTTTGCTGAACCATGCGGCGCCGTTGCTAATAATCAGCGGTATGTTGGCCCATGTCTCAACGTTGTTCAGGCAGCTCGGCCT
This genomic window from Dehalococcoidia bacterium contains:
- a CDS encoding carboxyl transferase domain-containing protein, with protein sequence MDVIETKIDTSSDEYRRNYDSMVARVAEVKEELRKARDDRSQKSRDRLAAQGKMPMREKLERLLDKNTPFLEIAPLTARGMYDGIIHGGGLVSGIGIVSGKEVVITGNDATIKGGSTYPLTMKKAIRMQTIAMQNRLPLITLVDSAGGYLPMQSEVFPDIDDGGRVFYNQAMLSKMGVPQITAVMGLCTAGGAYIPAMSDEVIHVKGIGAIFLGGPPLVKAATGEEVTAEQLGGADLHCRESGVSDYFAEDDAHAIEILRNIMECMPAREKTRLPMHEPKPPVYDPKEIYGIISREFKLPYDVRELIARIVDGSEFLEFKELYGPTLICGWAYIHGYPVGILGNNGVLFPDSANKGAQFIQICDRRKIPLIYLQNISGFMIGREYERTGVAKNGHKMVTATANCTVPKFTVIVGASFGAGNYAMCGRAYEPRFLWMYPNAEIAVMGGEQASGVLVTLRNDQLAREGKPPLTPEEADDICKPIIEATKKESNALYSTSQLWDDGIVDPVDTRDVLGLAISASLNAPIPDDVFGYGIFRM
- a CDS encoding 2Fe-2S iron-sulfur cluster-binding protein — encoded protein: MSELVNLTINGNKYTAEKGSMVLKVARDHGIRIPTLCDHEAIEPFGACRLCIVEVTRGNRTRIVTSCLYPVEEGLQVQTDSPRIVRNRKMLLDLLLARCSENKVIKELAAEYGLDKPSFREEYWEKHDCIVCGLCVRACEQVVGVSAISLVNRGVTKEPKPPFLEKAKACIGCGSCYYVCPTGAVKMEEKNGVRHIYNWKVAFKLKKCEKCGIEWAPEAQLEYIRKKWKLEPGFFDLCPNCR